The following coding sequences lie in one Streptomyces venezuelae genomic window:
- a CDS encoding CTP synthase, whose amino-acid sequence MQPAAFRNSTATTTKHIFVTGGVASSLGKGLTASSLGALLKARGLRVTMQKLDPYLNVDPGTMNPFQHGEVFVTNDGAETDLDIGHYERFLDVDLDGSANVTTGQVYSQVIAKERRGEYLGDTVQVIPHITNEIKHRIRRMATDDVDVVITEVGGTVGDIESLPFLETVRQVRHEVGRDNVFVVHISLLPYIGPSGELKTKPTQHSVAALRNIGIQPDAIVLRADREVPTAIKRKISLMCDVDEAAVVAAIDAKSIYDIPKVLHTEGLDAYVVRKLDLPFRDVDWTQWDDLLDRVHNPQHEVTVALVGKYIDLPDAYLSITEAMRAGGFANKARVKVKWVTSDDCKTPAGAKKQLADCDAILIPGGFGDRGVSGKVGAIQYARENKVPLLGICLGLQCIVIEAARNLADIPDANSTEFDAATGHPVISTMAEQLDIVAGEGDMGGTMRLGMYPAKLAEGSIVREVYEGKEYVEERHRHRYEVNNAYRADLEKKAGILFSGTSPDGKLVEYVEYPREVHPYLVATQAHPELRSRPTRPHPLFAGLVKAAVERQQGERKSGGKSGK is encoded by the coding sequence ATGCAGCCTGCTGCTTTTCGAAACAGCACAGCCACGACGACCAAGCACATCTTCGTCACCGGGGGTGTCGCCTCTTCCCTCGGCAAGGGCCTGACTGCGTCGAGTCTCGGTGCGCTGCTGAAGGCCAGGGGCCTGCGCGTCACGATGCAGAAGCTCGACCCGTACCTGAACGTCGACCCGGGCACGATGAACCCCTTCCAGCACGGTGAGGTGTTCGTCACGAACGACGGCGCCGAGACCGACCTGGACATCGGCCACTACGAGCGCTTCCTCGACGTCGACCTCGACGGCTCGGCCAACGTCACCACCGGCCAGGTCTACTCGCAGGTGATCGCCAAGGAGCGGCGCGGCGAGTACCTGGGCGACACCGTCCAGGTCATCCCGCACATCACCAACGAGATCAAGCACCGCATCCGCCGCATGGCGACCGACGACGTCGACGTCGTCATCACCGAGGTCGGCGGCACGGTCGGCGACATCGAGTCGCTGCCGTTCCTGGAGACCGTCCGCCAGGTCCGCCACGAGGTCGGCCGCGACAACGTCTTCGTGGTGCACATCTCGCTGCTGCCCTACATCGGCCCCTCCGGCGAGCTGAAGACCAAGCCGACCCAGCACTCCGTCGCCGCGCTGCGCAACATCGGCATCCAGCCGGACGCCATCGTCCTGCGCGCCGACCGCGAGGTGCCGACCGCCATCAAGCGCAAGATCTCGCTGATGTGCGACGTCGACGAGGCCGCCGTGGTCGCCGCCATCGACGCCAAGTCGATCTACGACATCCCGAAGGTGCTGCACACCGAGGGCCTCGACGCCTACGTGGTGCGCAAGCTCGACCTGCCGTTCCGCGACGTCGACTGGACGCAGTGGGACGACCTGCTCGACCGCGTGCACAACCCGCAGCACGAGGTCACCGTCGCGCTCGTCGGCAAGTACATCGACCTGCCCGACGCCTACCTCTCGATCACCGAGGCCATGCGCGCCGGCGGCTTCGCCAACAAGGCCCGCGTCAAGGTCAAGTGGGTCACCTCGGACGACTGCAAGACCCCGGCCGGCGCCAAGAAGCAGCTCGCCGACTGCGACGCGATCCTGATCCCCGGCGGGTTCGGCGACCGCGGTGTCTCCGGCAAGGTCGGCGCGATCCAGTACGCCCGCGAGAACAAGGTGCCGCTGCTCGGCATCTGCCTCGGCCTGCAGTGCATCGTCATCGAGGCCGCCCGCAACCTCGCGGACATCCCCGACGCGAACTCCACGGAGTTCGACGCGGCCACCGGCCACCCGGTGATCTCCACCATGGCCGAGCAGCTCGACATCGTCGCCGGTGAGGGCGACATGGGCGGCACGATGCGCCTGGGCATGTACCCGGCCAAGCTCGCCGAGGGCTCCATCGTGCGCGAGGTGTACGAGGGCAAGGAGTACGTCGAGGAGCGCCACCGCCACCGCTACGAGGTGAACAACGCCTACCGCGCGGACCTGGAGAAGAAGGCCGGGATCCTGTTCTCCGGCACCTCCCCGGACGGCAAGCTCGTCGAGTACGTCGAGTACCCGCGCGAGGTCCACCCCTACCTGGTCGCCACGCAGGCCCACCCGGAGCTGCGGTCGCGTCCGACCCGCCCGCACCCGCTCTTCGCGGGTCTGGTGAAGGCCGCCGTCGAGCGCCAGCAGGGCGAGCGGAAGTCCGGCGGCAAGTCCGGCAAGTAA
- a CDS encoding tetratricopeptide repeat protein: protein MTDQAVDTDGATAGGAVPQPASALEPTRGQFVGRRRELKELRADIDRAGLDTLSGRKAPRARVLLVAGRPGSGRTSLAEELARQLAGDYPDGVLRARLTDPDGGRVPTERTARELLDALGVGAPPGAAEDDLTGILRDTLSERRALLLLDDATDAEQVDPLLPDTPDCLVVAVAEGPLTGIPDVRPCTLGGLDKAAAVELLSRAAGPVRITVDPRSAESLVEACAAHPAALVLAGGWLGGRPKAAVADLAKQVHDSPDEGSPLARVFAHTYASLPAPAARILRFLSLAPAGHVDPHTASALAGCSVSAARTTLDDFVALGLVRAVESPLPQYEVPGCLVPLLKARTESQDRPAEIQLARARMLERTVRLLQSCRAVTEPDASAARKKLAGMPRALRFPGPRAAAEWLRIRRPALLAAARLAVADGELDTLARRLMAALVRALVAHRGTEEAAPDLYGIHRLVLDVAERRNLPREQAAALLNLADLDAQTGRTQDALARYRAALDAGRAAGDPYATGRAMESVGGAYQELGDWSRASDWFGRALAQRLARGERTDAARLYGRIGAAHTYAGRYGEALRNWSSAVTGYRRSGDVAAQARALSEMARVQEYAGRPEESLRTCQEAVELARHAEDVRLQAALQLRLADTLERLGDPAAARLHRGAAERMLGEELPQAARLETNGGAAPSAYEIRSASTED, encoded by the coding sequence GTGACGGATCAGGCGGTCGACACCGATGGTGCGACGGCGGGCGGCGCCGTGCCGCAGCCCGCGAGTGCCCTGGAGCCGACAAGGGGTCAGTTCGTCGGCAGACGCCGCGAGTTGAAGGAACTCCGCGCGGACATCGACCGCGCGGGCCTCGACACCCTCTCGGGCCGCAAGGCGCCCCGCGCGCGCGTCCTGCTCGTCGCGGGCCGCCCCGGCTCAGGGCGCACCTCGCTCGCCGAGGAACTCGCCCGGCAGCTCGCGGGGGACTACCCCGACGGTGTGCTGCGCGCTCGCCTCACGGACCCCGACGGCGGCCGCGTGCCCACCGAACGCACCGCCCGCGAACTCCTGGACGCACTTGGCGTCGGCGCACCCCCCGGAGCGGCCGAGGACGACCTCACCGGAATCCTCAGGGACACGCTCTCCGAACGCAGGGCGCTGCTCCTGCTCGACGACGCCACGGACGCCGAGCAGGTCGACCCGCTCCTTCCCGACACCCCGGACTGCCTGGTCGTCGCGGTCGCCGAGGGCCCGCTCACCGGCATCCCCGACGTGCGGCCCTGCACGCTCGGCGGCCTGGACAAGGCGGCCGCCGTCGAGCTCCTCTCGCGCGCCGCGGGGCCCGTCCGCATCACCGTGGACCCGCGCTCCGCGGAGTCCCTCGTCGAGGCGTGCGCGGCCCATCCGGCGGCGCTCGTCCTGGCCGGCGGCTGGCTCGGGGGCCGGCCCAAGGCGGCCGTCGCCGATCTGGCCAAGCAGGTGCACGACTCGCCGGACGAGGGCTCGCCCCTGGCCCGTGTCTTCGCTCACACCTACGCCTCGCTGCCCGCGCCCGCCGCCCGCATACTGCGGTTCCTCTCGCTTGCCCCGGCGGGCCACGTCGACCCGCACACCGCGTCCGCGCTCGCGGGCTGCTCGGTCTCCGCGGCCAGGACCACCCTCGACGACTTCGTCGCCCTCGGGCTCGTGCGGGCCGTCGAATCGCCGCTGCCGCAGTACGAGGTGCCGGGCTGCCTGGTGCCGCTCCTGAAGGCCCGCACCGAGAGCCAGGACCGGCCCGCCGAGATCCAGCTGGCCCGCGCCCGCATGCTGGAGCGGACCGTGCGCCTGCTCCAGTCCTGCCGGGCGGTCACGGAGCCGGATGCCTCCGCCGCCCGCAAGAAGCTCGCCGGGATGCCGCGCGCCCTGCGCTTCCCAGGACCCCGGGCGGCCGCCGAGTGGCTGCGCATCCGCCGGCCCGCGCTGCTCGCCGCCGCACGCCTCGCGGTGGCCGACGGCGAGCTCGACACCCTCGCGCGGCGCCTGATGGCCGCCCTGGTCAGAGCCCTGGTGGCACACCGAGGCACGGAGGAGGCGGCCCCGGATCTGTACGGCATCCACCGTCTTGTCCTGGACGTCGCCGAGCGGCGGAACCTGCCGCGCGAGCAGGCCGCGGCGCTGCTGAACCTGGCGGATCTGGACGCGCAGACGGGACGTACGCAGGACGCGCTGGCCCGTTACCGGGCCGCCCTGGACGCGGGACGTGCGGCCGGTGATCCGTACGCGACCGGACGCGCGATGGAATCCGTAGGCGGGGCCTACCAGGAACTGGGGGACTGGTCGAGGGCCTCCGACTGGTTCGGCAGGGCGCTGGCCCAGCGCCTTGCCCGGGGCGAGCGCACGGACGCCGCCCGGCTGTACGGCCGGATCGGCGCGGCGCACACGTACGCGGGGCGCTACGGAGAGGCGCTGCGCAACTGGAGTTCGGCCGTCACCGGGTACCGCAGGAGCGGCGATGTGGCCGCCCAGGCGCGGGCGTTGAGCGAGATGGCCCGCGTGCAGGAGTACGCGGGACGGCCCGAGGAGTCGTTGCGGACCTGCCAGGAGGCCGTCGAGCTCGCGCGGCACGCCGAGGACGTACGGCTGCAGGCGGCGCTGCAGCTCCGGCTCGCGGACACCCTGGAGCGGCTCGGCGACCCGGCGGCCGCCCGGCTGCACCGCGGCGCGGCCGAGCGCATGCTGGGAGAGGAGCTTCCGCAGGCCGCAAGGCTTGAAACGAACGGTGGAGCAGCCCCTTCCGCCTACGAAATCCGTAGTGCTTCGACAGAAGATTGA
- a CDS encoding NUDIX hydrolase: MQEYDKHAFEPFAVTVDLAVFTIRDGALHVLLVERGQEPYEGRWALPGGFVLPDESAEAAAGRELAEETGIADVGRLHLEQVRTYSDPDRDPRMRVVSVAFAALVPDPPEVHGGGDAARAAWLPYSPATYRPLAFDHDRILADAHDRVGAKLEYTGLATAFCAPEFTLGELRQVYEAVWGAELDPANFRRKVVGTAGLVEAVPGAARLTGGRGKPAALFRAGAASALHPPLLRPAPEGQTS, translated from the coding sequence ATGCAGGAGTACGACAAGCACGCCTTCGAGCCGTTCGCCGTCACCGTGGACCTGGCCGTGTTCACCATCCGCGACGGCGCGCTGCACGTCCTGCTGGTCGAGCGCGGCCAGGAGCCGTACGAGGGGCGCTGGGCGCTGCCCGGCGGCTTCGTGCTGCCCGACGAGTCCGCCGAAGCGGCCGCGGGGCGTGAGCTCGCCGAGGAGACCGGGATCGCCGACGTCGGGCGGCTGCACCTGGAGCAGGTGCGCACCTACAGCGACCCCGACCGTGATCCGCGCATGCGGGTCGTCTCCGTCGCCTTCGCGGCCCTCGTCCCCGACCCGCCGGAGGTGCACGGCGGGGGCGACGCGGCCCGCGCCGCCTGGCTGCCCTACAGCCCCGCCACCTACCGCCCGCTCGCCTTCGACCACGACCGGATCCTCGCCGACGCCCACGACCGGGTCGGCGCCAAGCTGGAGTACACCGGACTCGCCACCGCCTTCTGCGCGCCCGAGTTCACCCTCGGTGAGCTGCGCCAGGTCTACGAAGCGGTGTGGGGCGCCGAGCTCGACCCCGCCAACTTCCGCCGCAAGGTCGTCGGCACCGCCGGGCTCGTGGAGGCCGTGCCCGGCGCCGCGCGGCTGACCGGCGGACGCGGGAAGCCCGCCGCCCTCTTCCGGGCCGGCGCCGCCTCCGCCCTGCACCCGCCCCTGCTGCGCCCCGCCCCGGAAGGACAGACCTCATGA
- a CDS encoding pseudouridine synthase, giving the protein MRSSSGRNSSGNNGGSRGGNSGGRGGSSGGRGNPRAAGNNRDDKQGGAGRPKKPRPEERRYDVGADGTRNGPKSGRGASARGGAKGGPKQGQGTGRGRWAPATSREYDARAEERNRERYAGKPKTNLPKTFPGAEQEGERLQKVLARAGYGSRRACEELVEEARVEVNGEIVLEQGLRVDPEKDEIKVDGLTVATQSYQFFSLNKPAGVVSTMEDTEGRQCLGDYVTNRETRLFHVGRLDTETEGVILLTNHGELAHRLTHPKYGVKKVYLAHIVGPIPRDLGKQLKDGIQLEDGYARADHFRVVEQTGKNYLVEVTLHEGRKHIVRRMLAEAGFPVDKLVRVAFGPITLGDQKSGWLRRLSNTEVGMLMQEVDL; this is encoded by the coding sequence ATGCGAAGCAGCAGCGGCAGGAACAGCAGCGGAAACAACGGCGGGAGCCGTGGTGGCAACAGCGGCGGCCGCGGCGGGAGCAGCGGTGGCCGCGGTAACCCCCGCGCGGCCGGCAACAACCGCGATGACAAGCAGGGCGGCGCCGGCCGTCCGAAGAAGCCGCGTCCGGAGGAGCGGCGCTACGACGTAGGCGCCGACGGCACGCGCAACGGTCCGAAGTCGGGCCGTGGCGCCTCGGCGCGCGGCGGCGCCAAGGGCGGGCCCAAGCAGGGCCAGGGCACCGGGCGGGGGCGTTGGGCCCCGGCCACGTCCCGTGAGTACGACGCGCGGGCGGAGGAGCGCAACCGCGAGCGGTACGCGGGCAAGCCGAAGACCAACCTGCCCAAGACCTTCCCGGGCGCCGAGCAGGAGGGCGAGCGGCTGCAGAAGGTCCTGGCCCGTGCGGGTTACGGCTCGCGCCGCGCCTGCGAGGAGCTGGTCGAGGAGGCCCGTGTCGAGGTCAACGGCGAGATCGTCCTGGAGCAGGGGCTGCGCGTCGACCCGGAGAAGGACGAGATCAAGGTCGACGGCCTGACCGTGGCCACGCAGTCGTACCAGTTCTTCTCGCTGAACAAGCCCGCGGGCGTCGTCTCCACCATGGAGGACACCGAGGGCCGCCAGTGCCTGGGCGACTACGTGACCAACCGCGAGACGCGGCTCTTCCACGTGGGGCGGCTCGACACCGAGACCGAGGGTGTCATCCTGCTCACCAACCACGGCGAGCTGGCGCACCGCCTGACCCACCCCAAGTACGGCGTGAAGAAGGTCTACCTCGCGCACATCGTGGGCCCCATCCCGCGCGACCTGGGCAAGCAGCTCAAGGACGGCATCCAGCTGGAGGACGGGTACGCCCGCGCGGACCACTTCCGCGTCGTCGAGCAGACCGGCAAGAACTACCTCGTCGAGGTCACCCTCCACGAGGGCCGCAAGCACATCGTGCGGCGCATGCTCGCCGAGGCGGGCTTCCCCGTCGACAAGCTGGTACGGGTGGCCTTCGGGCCGATCACCCTGGGCGACCAGAAGTCGGGCTGGCTGCGGCGGCTCTCCAACACCGAGGTCGGGATGCTGATGCAGGAGGTCGACCTGTAG
- a CDS encoding ParA family protein has product MNESTFAPGGGQPGTSVRDQGSEGLEAVGSVAVRTFEARQGPQPTQSAPQSMDGHHVNAMAGDRSGDNTHTHLADYEELPQGHFYDPDAEYEPDPEYAATLAPDAARQRRERIGPTGRPLPYFPIPGPLTDHGPAKIIAMCNQKGGVGKTTSTINLGAALAEYGRRVLLVDFDPQGALSVGLGVNPMELDLTVYNLLMERGMSADEVLLKTAVPNMDLLPSNIDLSAAEVQLVSEVARESTLQRALKPLMQDYDYIVIDCQPSLGLLTVNALTAAHKVIVPLECEFFALRGVALLTETIEKVQERLNPDLELDGILATMYDSRTVHSREVLARVVEAFDDHVYHTVIGRTVRFPETTVAGEPITTYASNSVGAAAYRQLAREVLARCHAE; this is encoded by the coding sequence GTGAATGAGTCGACATTTGCTCCCGGGGGTGGTCAACCAGGAACGTCTGTGCGGGACCAGGGTTCCGAGGGGCTCGAAGCCGTCGGCTCGGTCGCTGTCCGCACCTTCGAAGCCCGGCAGGGCCCCCAGCCGACACAGTCAGCACCCCAGAGCATGGATGGCCATCACGTGAACGCCATGGCCGGCGACCGGAGTGGCGATAACACCCACACCCACCTCGCCGACTACGAGGAACTGCCCCAGGGGCACTTCTACGACCCCGACGCCGAGTACGAGCCCGATCCGGAGTACGCGGCCACGCTCGCGCCGGACGCCGCCCGTCAGCGCCGTGAGCGCATCGGCCCGACGGGACGCCCGCTGCCGTACTTCCCGATTCCGGGCCCGCTGACCGACCACGGTCCCGCGAAGATCATCGCGATGTGCAACCAGAAGGGCGGCGTCGGCAAGACGACGTCGACCATCAACCTGGGCGCGGCCCTCGCGGAGTACGGACGCCGGGTCCTGCTCGTCGACTTCGACCCGCAGGGCGCCCTCTCCGTGGGCCTCGGGGTCAACCCGATGGAGCTGGACCTGACGGTCTACAACCTCCTCATGGAGCGCGGCATGTCCGCGGACGAGGTGCTCCTTAAGACGGCGGTCCCCAACATGGACCTGCTGCCCAGCAACATCGACCTGTCGGCCGCCGAAGTGCAGCTGGTGAGCGAGGTCGCGCGCGAGTCCACCCTGCAGCGCGCCCTGAAGCCGCTCATGCAGGACTACGACTACATCGTGATCGACTGTCAGCCCTCGCTCGGCCTGCTCACCGTGAACGCCCTGACGGCGGCTCACAAGGTGATCGTGCCGCTCGAGTGCGAGTTCTTCGCGCTGCGCGGTGTGGCCCTGCTGACGGAGACCATCGAGAAGGTCCAGGAGCGGCTCAACCCCGACCTGGAGCTCGACGGCATCCTCGCGACCATGTACGACTCCCGCACGGTGCACAGCCGTGAGGTGCTCGCGCGCGTGGTCGAGGCCTTCGACGACCACGTCTACCACACGGTCATCGGCCGTACGGTCCGCTTCCCGGAGACCACGGTCGCCGGTGAGCCGATCACCACGTACGCCTCCAACTCGGTCGGCGCGGCCGCCTATCGCCAGCTCGCCAGGGAGGTGCTCGCCCGGTGTCACGCCGAGTGA
- the scpB gene encoding SMC-Scp complex subunit ScpB, whose amino-acid sequence MSAQSPVGELAGAVADLELRPALEAVLMVVDEPATEEHLAKILQRPRRAVAVALRELADEYTVQKRGFELRLVAGGWRFYTRPEYAAAVEGFVLDGQQARLTQAALETLAVVAYRQPVSRSRVSAVRGVNCDGVMRTLLQRGLVEEAGAEPETGAILYRTTNYFLERMGLRGLDELPELAPFLPEADAIEGETQEGVPSFDPDAPDAPGYGYTQDTAD is encoded by the coding sequence GTGAGCGCGCAGAGCCCCGTGGGGGAGCTTGCCGGTGCCGTGGCCGACCTGGAGCTGCGGCCCGCCCTGGAGGCCGTCCTGATGGTCGTCGACGAGCCGGCCACCGAGGAACACCTCGCGAAGATCCTGCAGCGGCCGCGGCGTGCCGTCGCCGTCGCGCTGCGGGAGCTCGCCGACGAGTACACCGTGCAGAAGCGCGGCTTCGAGCTGCGGCTCGTGGCCGGCGGGTGGCGGTTCTACACGCGGCCCGAGTACGCCGCCGCCGTGGAGGGCTTCGTCCTGGACGGGCAGCAGGCCCGGCTCACCCAGGCGGCCCTGGAGACCCTCGCCGTCGTCGCGTACCGCCAGCCGGTCAGCCGCTCCCGGGTCTCCGCGGTGCGCGGGGTGAACTGTGACGGCGTGATGCGCACGCTCCTCCAGAGGGGTCTGGTGGAGGAGGCGGGCGCGGAACCCGAAACAGGTGCGATCCTGTACAGGACGACGAACTACTTCCTGGAGCGGATGGGCCTGCGCGGCCTGGACGAGCTCCCGGAGCTCGCGCCCTTCCTCCCCGAGGCGGACGCGATCGAGGGAGAGACGCAGGAGGGCGTCCCGTCGTTCGACCCGGACGCACCCGATGCGCCGGGGTACGGGTACACCCAGGACACAGCCGACTAG
- a CDS encoding NUDIX domain-containing protein: protein MTIKDTAEEWQVTATETPFVGNKTSVRTDDVVMPDGSVVRRDYQVHPGSVAVLALDDTGRVLVIRQYRHPVRHKLWEIPAGLLDVPGENPLHAAQRELYEEAHVKAEDWRVLTDVYTTPGGCDEAVRIFLARDLSEAEGERFAVEEEESDMELARVPLDELVRGVLAGELHNNCLVVGVLSLVAAQHGDGLDALRPAEAPWPARPFDA from the coding sequence ATGACGATCAAGGACACCGCCGAGGAGTGGCAGGTCACGGCGACGGAGACCCCGTTCGTCGGGAACAAGACCTCCGTCCGCACCGACGACGTGGTCATGCCCGACGGCTCGGTCGTCCGCCGCGACTACCAGGTCCACCCCGGGTCGGTCGCCGTCCTCGCCCTCGACGACACCGGCCGCGTCCTGGTCATCCGCCAGTACCGCCACCCGGTCCGCCACAAGCTCTGGGAGATCCCCGCGGGCCTCCTCGACGTCCCCGGCGAGAACCCCCTGCACGCCGCCCAGCGCGAGCTCTATGAAGAGGCGCACGTCAAGGCCGAGGACTGGCGTGTCCTCACCGACGTCTACACCACCCCCGGCGGCTGCGACGAAGCCGTGCGGATCTTCCTCGCCCGCGACCTGTCCGAGGCCGAGGGGGAGCGCTTCGCGGTCGAGGAGGAGGAGTCCGACATGGAGCTCGCCCGGGTGCCCCTCGACGAGCTCGTTCGCGGTGTGCTCGCCGGTGAGCTGCACAACAACTGCCTCGTCGTCGGCGTGCTGTCGCTGGTCGCGGCCCAGCACGGCGACGGGCTCGACGCGCTGCGCCCGGCCGAGGCGCCCTGGCCCGCCCGGCCCTTCGACGCGTAG
- the ald gene encoding alanine dehydrogenase, translating into MKVGIPREVKNNEFRVAITPAGVHELVRHGHEVVIERNAGVGSSITDAEYVSAGAKILDSADEVWATADLLLKVKEPIAEEYHRLRKDQTLFTYLHLAASKECTDALLESGTTAIAYETVETANRALPLLAPMSEVAGRLAPQVGAYHLMAANGGRGVLPGGVPGVAAGKAVVIGGGVSGWNAAQIAIGMGFHVTLLDKDINKLKEADKIFGTKIQTVVSNAFELEKACLEADLVIGAVLIPGAKAPKLVTNELVSRMKPGSVLVDIAIDQGGCFEDSHATTHAEPTFPVHNSVFYCVANMPGAVPNTSTYALTNATMPYIVSLANNGWAEALRRDHALALGLNTHDGKVVYKEVAEAHGLDHVELESLLG; encoded by the coding sequence ATGAAGGTCGGCATCCCCCGCGAGGTCAAGAACAACGAGTTCCGGGTGGCCATCACCCCCGCCGGCGTGCACGAGCTCGTGCGCCACGGCCACGAGGTCGTCATCGAGCGGAACGCCGGCGTCGGCTCCTCGATCACGGACGCCGAGTACGTCTCGGCGGGCGCCAAGATCCTGGACAGCGCCGATGAGGTCTGGGCCACCGCGGACCTGCTCCTGAAGGTCAAGGAGCCCATCGCGGAGGAGTACCACCGCCTCCGCAAGGACCAGACCCTCTTCACCTACCTCCACCTGGCCGCGTCCAAGGAGTGCACGGACGCGCTCCTGGAGTCGGGCACCACCGCCATCGCCTACGAGACGGTCGAGACCGCCAACCGCGCGCTCCCGCTGCTCGCCCCGATGTCCGAGGTCGCGGGCCGCCTGGCCCCGCAGGTCGGCGCCTACCACCTGATGGCCGCCAACGGCGGCCGCGGCGTCCTGCCGGGCGGTGTCCCCGGTGTGGCCGCGGGCAAGGCCGTCGTCATCGGCGGTGGCGTCTCCGGCTGGAACGCCGCGCAGATCGCCATCGGCATGGGCTTCCACGTGACCCTGCTCGACAAGGACATCAACAAGCTCAAGGAAGCCGACAAGATCTTCGGCACGAAGATCCAGACCGTCGTCTCCAACGCCTTCGAGCTGGAGAAGGCCTGCCTCGAGGCCGACCTCGTCATCGGTGCCGTCCTCATCCCGGGCGCCAAGGCCCCGAAGCTGGTCACCAACGAGCTCGTCTCGCGCATGAAGCCCGGAAGTGTCCTTGTCGACATCGCGATCGACCAGGGCGGCTGCTTCGAGGACTCGCACGCGACCACGCACGCGGAGCCGACCTTCCCGGTCCACAACTCGGTCTTCTACTGCGTCGCCAACATGCCCGGCGCCGTGCCCAACACGTCGACGTACGCGCTGACCAACGCGACCATGCCGTACATCGTGTCCCTGGCGAACAACGGCTGGGCCGAGGCGCTGCGCCGCGACCACGCCCTCGCGCTGGGTCTCAACACGCATGACGGCAAGGTCGTTTACAAGGAGGTCGCGGAGGCCCACGGTCTCGACCACGTCGAGCTGGAGTCGCTCCTCGGCTGA
- a CDS encoding segregation and condensation protein A, with amino-acid sequence MAANSESVPSAARRRTLGRGPGASAAEPEPPAEPAEAAEPDDGRFTVRLANFEGPFDLLLQLISKHKLDVTEVALSKVTDEFMAHIRAMGADWDLDQTTEFLVVAATLLDLKAARLLPTAEVEDEADLALLEARDLLFARLLQYRAYKQVADIFSGRLDDEARRYPRTVGLEPHHAELLPEVVISIGAEGFAKLAVKAMQPRAKPQVYVEHIHAPLVSVQEQAGLVVARLREQGEASFQVLVADAGDTLTVVARFLALLELYREKAVALDQEDPLGELMVRWTGGDGAAEPTVTDEFDRAPEPLEEKA; translated from the coding sequence ATGGCCGCGAACAGTGAATCCGTACCGTCCGCCGCTCGGCGCCGCACCCTGGGGCGCGGTCCAGGGGCCTCTGCCGCTGAGCCGGAGCCCCCGGCCGAGCCCGCGGAAGCCGCCGAACCCGACGACGGGCGGTTCACGGTTCGGCTCGCCAACTTCGAGGGGCCCTTCGATCTGCTGCTGCAGCTGATCTCGAAGCACAAGCTGGACGTCACCGAGGTCGCGCTCTCCAAGGTCACCGACGAGTTCATGGCGCACATCCGGGCCATGGGAGCCGACTGGGACCTGGACCAGACGACCGAGTTCCTGGTCGTCGCCGCCACGCTGCTCGACCTGAAGGCGGCGCGGCTGCTGCCCACCGCCGAAGTCGAGGACGAGGCCGATCTCGCGCTCCTCGAGGCGCGGGACCTGCTGTTCGCCCGCCTCCTGCAGTACCGCGCGTACAAACAGGTCGCGGACATCTTCAGCGGGCGGCTCGACGACGAGGCGCGGCGCTATCCGCGGACCGTGGGCCTCGAACCGCACCACGCCGAACTGCTCCCGGAAGTCGTCATCAGCATCGGGGCGGAAGGATTCGCCAAGCTCGCCGTGAAGGCGATGCAGCCCCGCGCGAAGCCACAGGTGTACGTGGAACACATCCACGCCCCGCTCGTCTCCGTGCAGGAACAGGCCGGGCTCGTCGTCGCCCGGCTGCGGGAGCAGGGCGAGGCCAGCTTCCAGGTGCTCGTGGCGGACGCGGGGGACACCCTCACCGTCGTCGCCCGCTTCCTCGCCCTCCTGGAGCTCTACCGCGAGAAGGCCGTCGCCCTGGACCAGGAGGACCCCCTGGGCGAGCTGATGGTGCGCTGGACCGGCGGGGACGGCGCCGCGGAGCCGACCGTGACCGACGAGTTCGACCGGGCACCCGAGCCCTTGGAGGAGAAGGCGTGA